A single genomic interval of Hemibagrus wyckioides isolate EC202008001 linkage group LG13, SWU_Hwy_1.0, whole genome shotgun sequence harbors:
- the xrcc6 gene encoding X-ray repair cross-complementing protein 6 gives MADWSDYRNEDDEEEQEEGEEPTGEYKSTGRDSLVFLVDASKEMFVKGEDGEPSNFDMTMQCVRSVYTSKIISSDRDLVALVFYGTKQSKNPRNSFKNVYVYHDLDSPGARRVQEIDNLKGDKGSQLAAETMGSGETSLGDALWCCSNLYSDIKLRLSHKRLMIFTCRDNPHGGDRTRDRQACTKADDLKETGVVIDLMHLTKPGGFDVSLFFCDIISPPEDESELGLQSEPCGKLEELQKRVRAREMPKRAMSRITLSLGDMNVAAGVYVLARTATKPPAVRLYRDNNEPVRTKTRLFHTQNGSVLLPSDTKRAQVYGNKQIVMEKDEVDEMKKFENPGLVLIGFKPMDCLKLHHHIRPALFVYPEEDQITGSSCVFTALLQKCSERNVFALCKFTARRNTPPRFVALVPQREVLDSQLQAAPPGFHAIFLPYADDIRTLDVHECPRASDEQVDKMKEIVHKLRFKYRSDAFENPVLQQHYRNLEALALDMMAPEAIEDFTMPKVKMIDERLGPLVQEFKDLVYPADYNPDGKPSAKRKPAEAGGGVDKKPKVEISEEELRAHVAKGTLGKLTVPVLKDACKQFGVRTTGTKKQELINALTEQLS, from the exons ATGGCTGATTGGTCAGACTACCGTAACGAGGATGACGAAGAGGAgcaagaagaaggagaagaaccAACAG gAGAATATAAGAGCACTGGGCGTGACAGCCTGGTATTCTTAGTGGATGCGTCTAAAGAAATGTTCGTGAAGGGTGAAGATGGAGAACCATCCAACTTTGACATGACAATGCAG TGTGTGCGCAGTGTGTACACCAGTAAAATCATAAGTAGTGACCGAGACCTGGTGGCGTTGGTGTTTTATGGGACTAAGCAAAGCAAGAACCCCAGAAACTCTTTCAAAAATGTCTACGTTTACCATGATCTGGATTCTCCTG GTGCTCGGCGTGTGCAGGAAATCGATAACCTGAAAGGTGATAAAGGATCACAGCTGGCTGCAGAGACCATGGGCAGTGGAGAGACATCCCTGGGGGATGCTTTGTGGTGCTGTTCCAACTTATATAGTGACATTAAGCTACGGCTGTCTCACAAACGTCTCATGATTTTCACCTGCAGAGATAACCCTCACGGAGGAGACAGAACTCGAGACAGACAGGCTTGTACTAAGGCTGATGATCTTAAAGAGACAG GAGTGGTTATAGACTTAATGCACCTTACCAAGCCGGGAGGGTTTGATGTTTCCCTGTTCTTCTGTGACATTATAAGCCCCCCTGAGGATGAGAGTGAGCTTGGGCTGCAGTctgaaccttgtggaaaactTGAGGAACTACAGAAAAGGGTTAGGGCACGAGAGATGCCAAAGAGAGCTATGAGTAG AATTACTCTTTCTCTGGGAGATATGAATGTGGCAGCGGGTGTGTACGTATTGGCCAGAACAGCCACAAAACCTCCTGCTGTCAGGTTGTACAGAGATAACAATGAGCCAGTTCGCACTAAGACCCGTCTCTTCCACACCCAAAATGGAAGCGTGCTTTTGCCCAGTGATACCAAGAGAGCCCAG GTGTATGGAAACAAGCAGATAGTGATGGAGAAGGATGAAGTGGATGAGATGAAAAAGTTTGAAAATCCAGGTCTGGTTCTGATTGGCTTTAAGCCAATGGATTGTTTGAAATTACACCATCATATACGGCCTGCATTGTTCGTATATCCAGAGGAGGACCAAATCACAG GGAGTTCCTGTGTTTTTACAGCTCTGCTGCAAAAATGTAGTGAAAGAAACGTGTTTGCATTATGCAAATTTACTGCACGCCGGAACACTCCCCCTCGCTTTGTGGCCTTGGTACCCCAGAGAGAAGTGCTGGACAGTCAGCTTCAAGCTGCACCTCCAG GTTTTCATGCTATATTCCTACCCTATGCGGATGATATTCGTACTCTGGATGTGCATGAGTGTCCTAGAGCCTCTGATGAACAAGTTGACAAAATGAAAGAGATTGTGCACAAACTTCGCTTCAAATATAG GAGTGATGCATTTGAAAATCCAGTTCTGCAACAGCATTACAGGAATCTGGAGGCCCTAGCTCTGGATATGATGGCACCTGAAGCTATTGAGGACTTTACAA TGCCCAAGGTGAAAATGATTGATGAGCGACTTGGTCCTCTAGTTCAGGAATTCAAAGATTTGGTCTATCCAGCAGACTACAACCCTGATGGAAAGCCATCAGCTAAACGCAAACCAG CTGAGGCTGGGGGAGGTGTTGACAAGAAACCAAAAGTTGAGATCTCAGAAGAGGAGCTGCGAGCCCATGTGGCTAAAGGAACTTTGGGCAAGCTGACAGTACCTGTGTTAAAAGATGCCTGTAAACAATTCGGTGTACGAACCACAGGCACAAAGAAACAGGAGCTTATAAATGCACTGACTGAACAGCTCTCTTAA
- the josd1 gene encoding josephin-1 isoform X2 yields the protein MGSTPCSGKGRGVGSFQELGCMPWKVSKQKGEAAGGGCARESYEALNARVVPPPQQPPAIYHEKQHRELCALHALNNVFQDGAAFSREALQDIYQRLSPSTLVTPHKKSMLGNGNYDVNVIMAALQTRGYEAVWWDKRRDVSSIALPNVTGFILNVPSNLRWGPLRLPLKRQHWIGVREVGGVFYNLDSKLRNPHPIGTADELS from the exons ATGGGGAGTACACCATGTTCTGGTAAGGGGAGGGGGGTTGGTAGCTTTCAGGAGCTTGGCTGTATGCCATGGAAGGTGAGCAAGCAGAAAGGTGAGGCTGCTGGAGGTGGATGTGCTCGTGAATCGTATGAAGCTTTAAATGCCAGAGTGGTCCCTCCTCCTCAACAACCTCCTGCCATCTACCACGAGAAGCAACACCGAGAGCTGTGTGCTCTGCATGCACTAAATAATGTCTTCCAGGATGGTGCTGCCTTCAGTAGAGAGGCACTTCAAGATATCTACCAGAG GCTCTCCCCTAGCACATTGGTAACTCCTCACAAGAAGAGCATGCTGGGTAATGGCAACTATGATGTAAATGTCATCATGGCTGCATTACAGACCCGTGGGTATGAAGCTGTTTGGTGGGACAAAAGAAG AGATGTGAGCAGTATTGCACTGCCAAACGTGACAGGTTTCATTTTGAATGTGCCATCCAACCTTCGTTGGGGGCCTCTGCGTCTGCCGCTCAAACGACAGCATTGGATTGGAGTGAGGGAGGTGGGTGGAGTCTTCTACAACTTAGACTCCAAACTACGCAATCCCCATCCCATTGGAACAGCTGATGAACTCAG CTAA
- the josd1 gene encoding josephin-1 isoform X1 has product MGSTPCSGKGRGVGSFQELGCMPWKVSKQKGEAAGGGCARESYEALNARVVPPPQQPPAIYHEKQHRELCALHALNNVFQDGAAFSREALQDIYQRLSPSTLVTPHKKSMLGNGNYDVNVIMAALQTRGYEAVWWDKRRDVSSIALPNVTGFILNVPSNLRWGPLRLPLKRQHWIGVREVGGVFYNLDSKLRNPHPIGTADELRKFLRHQLRGKNCELLLVVPEEVEVHQTWRTDNV; this is encoded by the exons ATGGGGAGTACACCATGTTCTGGTAAGGGGAGGGGGGTTGGTAGCTTTCAGGAGCTTGGCTGTATGCCATGGAAGGTGAGCAAGCAGAAAGGTGAGGCTGCTGGAGGTGGATGTGCTCGTGAATCGTATGAAGCTTTAAATGCCAGAGTGGTCCCTCCTCCTCAACAACCTCCTGCCATCTACCACGAGAAGCAACACCGAGAGCTGTGTGCTCTGCATGCACTAAATAATGTCTTCCAGGATGGTGCTGCCTTCAGTAGAGAGGCACTTCAAGATATCTACCAGAG GCTCTCCCCTAGCACATTGGTAACTCCTCACAAGAAGAGCATGCTGGGTAATGGCAACTATGATGTAAATGTCATCATGGCTGCATTACAGACCCGTGGGTATGAAGCTGTTTGGTGGGACAAAAGAAG AGATGTGAGCAGTATTGCACTGCCAAACGTGACAGGTTTCATTTTGAATGTGCCATCCAACCTTCGTTGGGGGCCTCTGCGTCTGCCGCTCAAACGACAGCATTGGATTGGAGTGAGGGAGGTGGGTGGAGTCTTCTACAACTTAGACTCCAAACTACGCAATCCCCATCCCATTGGAACAGCTGATGAACTCAG GAAGTTCTTGCGTCACCAGCTTCGAGGGAAGAACTGTGAACTGCTGTTGGTTGTGCCGGAGGAAGTAGAGGTCCATCAGACCTGGAGGACTGATAATGTTTGA
- the cbx7b gene encoding chromobox protein homolog 7, which yields MELSAIGEQVFAVESIIKKRVRKGHVEYLLKWKGWPPKYSTWEPEEHILDPRLVLAFEEKEHKDRAVGWRKRGPKPKRLLVQGIYSMDLRSAHKAAEKSPGHLHLALTHPLDPQTGHAAQKFCSKESDVYHQLVHQKRKKRKLEGPTVEDWEELENDDNYEEEVIRQEETGRATLNSNVDIEDWSPVTGSEEMTVSPVCEEWRPVMGPEEVTVTDVTINSLTVTFREALVAKGFFRSWELEL from the exons ATGGAACTGTCAGCAATCGGAGAACAAGTGTTTGCTGTGGAATCGATCATAAAGAAAAGAGTGAGGAAG GGGCATGTGGAATATTTACTAAAATGGAAGGGGTGGCCCCCAAA GTACAGCACTTGGGAACCCGAGGAGCATATCCTGGATCCCCGGCTTGTTCTAGCATTTGAAGAGAA AGAACATAAGGACAGAGCAGTGGGTTGGCGTAAGAGAGGACCTAAACCGAAAAGACTTCTTGTGCAG GGCATTTACTCAATGGATCTCCGCAGTGCACACAAAGCAGCAGAGAAGTCTCCAGGGCATCTGCACCTGGCCCTTACACACCCCCTTGATCCACAGACTGGACATGCAGCGCAGAAATTCTGTTCCAAAGAAAGTGATGTATATCATCAACTAGTTcatcaaaaaagaaagaagagaaagctCGAAGGGCCTACAGTGGAAGACTGGGAGGAGTTGGAGAATGACGACAACTATGAAGAGGAGGTTAtaagacaggaagagactggCAGGGCCACTCTaaaca GCAATGTGGACATAGAGGATTGGAGTCCAGTAACTGGATCAGAGGaaatgacagtgtctccagtgtgtgAGGAATGGAGGCCAGTTATGGGTCCAGAGGAGGTAACTGTGACAGATGTCACCATCAATTCACTGACAGTTACTTTTAGAGAGGCTTTGGTTGCTAAAGGCTTCTTTAGAAGCTGGGAACTGGAACTGTAA